The genomic interval TGTGTGGGGAGCGCGGCAAGTTCGGTCTGGCGCAGGGCGACGGTTGCCTCGTAGCCGATAGCGGTGGGGGTTGCTGTTGGGCGGGGGACGCAGTATTCGCGCCCGACGGCAATATCGTTGCACGTCTCGCACAACCCATTCAGGGCGCGGATGGCGGGCAAGACGGAGAGATCGCTATACCCAGCGCGGCTGGCAAAGGTGATTAGGGTATCGCCCGCCCGCGCCACAAAGCAGCGCGGGGCAGGTGGCGCGGTGGGTTCACCGCCACCCCCGCCACCGCTGATGACCGCAGCTACCGGAGGGGGCGTTGCCGTGATAAGCGGCGCGATTGTGGGAGGAGGTTCGCTTGGCGGAGCAGGGGAGAGCGTCGCCGTCTGGGTGTTGGGCGGCGGCGGGGTGATCGTCGCCGTCTGGGTGGCGACGTCCGTTGGAATCACTGTTGGGGCGGGAATGGCATCCACCCCACACGCCGTCAGAAGTAAGCCAATGACCCCGATCACAACGAAACCAATTGTCCGTTTTACCATAAGTCCCCATACGCTAACCGTGCTGAAGGTGTTGATAGGCGGCTGGATCATAGTCCGTGCTGCGCCGCCCTGCTTGCCGCGATCTGGCTGATTGCCCACCGCCTTACCGACTGACCCATGTGAAGGCGCGAACCTCCGTTTGGTAGGGCAAGGGAATCGCGTTTGTCCCCTGAACACGGGCAACGCCCACTTGCCATGTAAAGCGGTGACGCTGCCCATCAAGCGGCTGCCAGTTTGGAGGAAGTTGGAACGATGTATCGCGGGTGGTCATGATGTAGGTGATGCCCGCCGTGGTGTTTATCACCGTGATCAGATACGCCTCGTCTGCTGCCAAGCGCCCCGTGCTAGACCAGCGCAGCGTGGGAAATTCATACTTTTCAAAGAGCATGTTCTCGCTTGGGAACTGGCTGATCGGCGCGTTGAATGTCGCCGTTGCCGTTGGAGTGGGCGTCTCGCTGCCGGTGAGGGTCGGTGGGAGGGTGGGTGTTGGCGTGGGGGCGGGAACGCGCAGCCGCTGTCCCTCATAGAGAATCACCGTACATTCCGGTCCGCCGCTTGGCATCCCAAACTCGCAACCAGCAAAGAGGACTTCCGGGTTGAGATTGCTGAGCGTTCCCATTGTAATGCCCAATTTGATCAGAATCTCTAAGGCGTTTTCGCCCTTTTTCACCGTGTAATACATAACCCCCGGCGGCAGCACCTCGCCCATTGAATCGGCGGGAGGGAGACCGTCTTCGCTGGAGTCGGTTGTGAGGCTGCCAATCTCTGTCGGGCGGGGGATGATGATCTCTTGCCCAATCTGGAGTTCGGCGGCGCTTTTCATGTCATTTAGACGCAAAATCTCAGGGATCACATCCATATGCTTATGCCCGCAGCGGATTGCCAGCGCCGAAAGGGTGTCGCCCGCCCGCGCCTTTTCGAGGCAAGGTCCCACCGTTGGGGTGAGCGTCGGGGAAGGCGGGATGGGTGTCACAGTGAAAAATGCACCCGTCGGGAGAAGGGATGTGGGCAAGAGCGCCACCCGTGTGTTTGTTGGCGGGGCAGCAAGGACGGTCATGCCGGCAGCGGTAGGCGTTACCCAACCAGGGGAGGTCGAGACGATCTCAAAAGTGGCAACGGGGGCGGGTGTAAAAGTGACGAACCGCGTATTTGGGGTGGGCGTCAGGGTGATGGTGGCGCTCACCGCCGCCGGAGCGGGTAGCTGCGAAGGGGGGAGCAGGGCGACCCCCGTTGTCGGTTGGGAGCGGGTGAACCACCACAGTAGGAAAGCGCTTATGCCAACGACGACGCCAAAGGTGAGCATCCCCAGAAAAACGACGGGAAAGGGAGCGCGGGGAAGCGCCGCCTCGCTGAGATCAAAATCGCCTTCGGTTTCGCCATCCCCCATATCATAGGCGCTTTTCGGCGGCTTTGAGGAATTCCCCATCTCTGCGCGGCGCAGGGGGACGATTTTCGCCGTATCTTCGGGCAAGCCGCGCAAATAGGCCCCACATTGATCGCAGCGGGGTTTTTCCAGCGCTATTTTCGCCCCGCAGATAGGGCAAATTTGGGCAAGTTGGCGCGTGCGTGGCATAAGACCTACTGAGCCTATGGCATGAAAGGCAAGGGATCATTTTACCATAGGGCGGAGGGTAAAATAGGCGGGGCGCTCTATGTCTCAGCGGATTTTCAGGGAGAGCGCCCTTGTGCGCATTTTCCACGCGGTGGTGCGGACGCCCCAGTGGAGCGTCCCTACAGGGTTGCGGGGGGGTATACGCTGCGCCTCACTCAGCCGGGTTTGCGTCCTTTGATCGCCAGATTGACGGTAGAACGCCCCGGCGGTTCGTTCATCCTGTTCGGACGGTCAAACCAATTGAACACCGCCAAACCGAGGTTGATCGGGTTCAACAAGCTGCCTCGATTTTCATCAAAGGTCGTCCGATCCGCCGCCTTCGCCATTTCTTTGGGAAGGGCGCCCGCCTCTAAAAGAGGTTTCCCCACGCCATAGACAAGGTTATGGATGAAGGGAAAGCTGTGATGGGTGAAGGATCGTTCTTCCTCCACAAGGAAACCCGCCTCGGCAACGACATTCCGCAAATGGTCTGGGGTGTAAAGCCGGACGTGGTTCGCCCAAATACCGGCAAACGTCCCGCTGCGGATGGGGCGGTTAAAGAGGGTTTCCAGTGTTTTGTTGATCGGGTCCCACCAGAAAGGGTAGTTGGCGTGGGGGACAGTCACAGCGAGGATGCCGCCGGGTTTCAAGACGCGCCACAGTTCGCGCAGACCACCCTTTTCGTCATCAATGTGTTCGAGGACTTCGGAGAGGATCACCCCATCAAAGCTGTTATCGGCGTAGGGCTGCTCGTAAATGCTGGCTTGGGTGATCGTGATCCCCGGCAAATGGCGGACGTTATTCCAGCCTTTCGCGGCGATCTCGCTCTCCAACTCCAAGCCGTAGAGACGGCAGCCGCTGACCGCCCGAAACATTTTCAGATAAAAGCCGCGCCCACAGCCGCAATCAAGGATTGTCTTAGTATCTGTGGGGTCAATCCAATCAAAGATAGTGCGGACGCGCTTTTTGAACGCCATATCCGCCTCGTTGCGCGTTAAGCGCAGCACTTGTGCTTCGTCGATCATGGTCTCCACTACTTATGGTTTAAGGCGATCTGTGAGGCTATTTAAGGCATGGTAACTAGGGAGGCACAGTCTCCCAGACCCGCCGTTTTCCTAAGCGTGATTAGAGTCTATCTGAATGACTCAGAGATGTTACACACGAACCCTCATCCCCCTAGCCCCCTTCTCCCAACGGGAGAAGGGGGAAGTAAGGAGTTTGAGGGGGAAGCCCCCTCAAACTGCCCCTTTTTGAACTGCCCTTTTTTGATACAGCGGGCGTAAATAGACCAGGCTCCATTGCTCAAATAGATGGTCGCTGAGTCCCAAAATCCGTTGATAACAGGTCA from Anaerolineales bacterium carries:
- a CDS encoding class I SAM-dependent methyltransferase, which codes for MIDEAQVLRLTRNEADMAFKKRVRTIFDWIDPTDTKTILDCGCGRGFYLKMFRAVSGCRLYGLELESEIAAKGWNNVRHLPGITITQASIYEQPYADNSFDGVILSEVLEHIDDEKGGLRELWRVLKPGGILAVTVPHANYPFWWDPINKTLETLFNRPIRSGTFAGIWANHVRLYTPDHLRNVVAEAGFLVEEERSFTHHSFPFIHNLVYGVGKPLLEAGALPKEMAKAADRTTFDENRGSLLNPINLGLAVFNWFDRPNRMNEPPGRSTVNLAIKGRKPG
- a CDS encoding LysM peptidoglycan-binding domain-containing protein, with the translated sequence MPRTRQLAQICPICGAKIALEKPRCDQCGAYLRGLPEDTAKIVPLRRAEMGNSSKPPKSAYDMGDGETEGDFDLSEAALPRAPFPVVFLGMLTFGVVVGISAFLLWWFTRSQPTTGVALLPPSQLPAPAAVSATITLTPTPNTRFVTFTPAPVATFEIVSTSPGWVTPTAAGMTVLAAPPTNTRVALLPTSLLPTGAFFTVTPIPPSPTLTPTVGPCLEKARAGDTLSALAIRCGHKHMDVIPEILRLNDMKSAAELQIGQEIIIPRPTEIGSLTTDSSEDGLPPADSMGEVLPPGVMYYTVKKGENALEILIKLGITMGTLSNLNPEVLFAGCEFGMPSGGPECTVILYEGQRLRVPAPTPTPTLPPTLTGSETPTPTATATFNAPISQFPSENMLFEKYEFPTLRWSSTGRLAADEAYLITVINTTAGITYIMTTRDTSFQLPPNWQPLDGQRHRFTWQVGVARVQGTNAIPLPYQTEVRAFTWVSR